A region of the Geomonas subterranea genome:
GGTAGGTGCGCAGCGTGGTGATGGCGTCGTAGCAGTCGGCCACGGAGACGATCTCGGTGTAAAGGCCGAACTGCATCTCCCGCGCCCACTCCGGGTAGCCGGTGCGGTCATGGCGGATGTGGTGCCCGAGCACCGCTTCCGCCACCGCCGGAGGGATGTTCTTCATCTTCTTGACGATCTCCGACCCCTCCTCGGCGTGGCGCTTCATCTCCTTGAACTCGGTGTCCGAGAGCTTGCCGGGGCTGTTCAGGATGGTCTTGGCGATCCTGGTCTTGCCGATGTCGTGCAAAAGACCGGCGGTGTTGATCTCGTGCAGCGCCTCCTTCTCCAGACCCAGAAACGCGGCCAAGGTGAGCGCCAGGATGCCGACGTTGACCGAATGGCTGAAGGTGTAGTTGTCGTAGTCCTTGATCATGGCCAGGCCAAGGAGGGTGGTCGGCTCCTCCATGGTGACGGACACCATGTTCTCGACCACGCCGTTGATCCAATCGCCGCTGGGGATCCTGCCGTTGTCGATCTCGCGCATGGTGTCGCGCACGGCCTTGAGCGCGTCACGGTAGATGGCGGCCGGGAGAATGGCTTCCTTGTGCCCCTCCCCCTCGCCGGCGACCAGCTCGTCGATGCCCAGGCGGACGTTGCTGATTCCCTTTCGTTCCAGCTCGGCGGCGAACGTCTCCGGACCGACCTGCCGGTTCGCCAGCAGGGCAGCGAAACCGAAGAGGTCGTCGGGTGTGACGCCGGCGTAGATGGTGACGGCGTCCACCCCTTTTTGCAGCAGGCGATCTACCAGCTCCACCACGGCGGCGTTGGGGGTGACCAACAGGCACCCTTCGATGAAGAAGGTACCTTCCACCACGCCAAGGTGCAGTTCGTGCCGCTCCCCCATCATCTCGCCCATCAGCCCGACCAGTTCCTGCAGGGGCTGCCGCACCGCCGGGTGGGCCAGGGGATAGAGCAGCACCGACTTTATGGAAGCGGTGAAGAGCATCGCCGCGCGCTGCACATCCTGCTTGGTGATCTCACTCATGCCCCGGTTCCCTCTGCGCCATCGACTGTAACGCTGCCGCGGCGGGGTCGGCCAGCTCGCCCCTCCCCGAGGCGTACCCCTGCAGGAAGGCCCGCGCCTGGTCCCCTCCCAGGGCGGCGATCGCCTCGATGGCGGCGAGCTTGTGCTCGCGGCGGCGGGTCGTACCGACCAGGCAGCGCCTGCGGACCAGCTTGACCAGCGCCCCCAGGGCACGCCGGTCCCCGATGCGTCCTATGGCCCGCAGCGCCTCCAGCTGCAGCACGTGCAGCTTTCCCCTCAGGTCGCGCTTCCCGGCCAGCCGGAGCAGGGGTTCGAGCGCGCCCTGGTTCCTGCAGTTCCCCAGCCAGGCGATCGCCTGCAGCGCGGTCGCCTCATCCCCCTCCTGCACCAGGGAGAGCAGGACGTTGGTGGCCTCCATCCCCCCGATCCGCGCCAGCGCCCGGATGCT
Encoded here:
- a CDS encoding HD-GYP domain-containing protein — its product is MSEITKQDVQRAAMLFTASIKSVLLYPLAHPAVRQPLQELVGLMGEMMGERHELHLGVVEGTFFIEGCLLVTPNAAVVELVDRLLQKGVDAVTIYAGVTPDDLFGFAALLANRQVGPETFAAELERKGISNVRLGIDELVAGEGEGHKEAILPAAIYRDALKAVRDTMREIDNGRIPSGDWINGVVENMVSVTMEEPTTLLGLAMIKDYDNYTFSHSVNVGILALTLAAFLGLEKEALHEINTAGLLHDIGKTRIAKTILNSPGKLSDTEFKEMKRHAEEGSEIVKKMKNIPPAVAEAVLGHHIRHDRTGYPEWAREMQFGLYTEIVSVADCYDAITTLRTYQRPTLPKEAMEIMHRLGGSSLNADLVEKFEAMMGEYPVGSLVRLDTNEIGVVLKPHPMECAEPSVKILIGARGETLETPRLVSLAEEGGGRYATIIAPVDPLLKNINLATHLLA